The Proteiniphilum propionicum genome contains the following window.
CGATGTTGAGAAACCTGAAGCTCGCCTTTTTCGGAGGGGCTGCACAGATTGGCATCTTCACCGTACTTTTAGCTGCTGTCATGATAGGATTTTCATTGCCTGAGGCTGCATCGCTGGGAATTATCGGGGGAGCCGACGGGCCTACGGCTATCTATACTACCATTAAGCTGGCACCCCACCTTCTCGGGCCTATTGCTATTGCTGCCTACTCCTATATGGCGCTGGTACCTGTAATAATTCCTGCGGTTGCAAAGTTGCTGATGACAGAGAGTGAGTTTAAGATTCACATGAAGAAGATGGATAAAAAATATCCGCCAAAGCACGAGATCAAGCATCTGAAAACGGTAAAGATTATTTTTCCCATAGTGCTTGGCCTTGCAGTTTCGGTTATTGTACCTTCTGCGGCTCCGTTGTTGGGAATGCTACTGTTCGGTAACCTGGTTAAAGAGATCGGTACCAATACCGGCAGGCTTGCTGAAGCAGCCTCCGGGCCTATCATGAATACGGCTACCATTTTTCTCGGGCTTACGGTTGGCGCAACCATGACAGCCGAAGTGTTCCTCAATCCACAGACACTGGGTATTATTGTCGGCGGTTTCCTTGCATTTGCTATCTCAGTGGCCGGTGGAATTCTGGGAGTGAAGGTCTATAACAAGTTCTCGAAAAAGAAGATCAATCCTCTGGTAGGCGCTACCGGGCTGAGTGCCGTGCCAATGGCTTCGCGTGTAGCCAATGAGGTAGCGTTGAAATATGACAAATCGAACCACATACTGCAGTACTGCATGTCAAGTAACGTGTCAGGTGTGATAGGGTCGGCTGTGGCTGCGGGTGTGCTTATTTCTTTCTTAGGTTGATTTAGACTAAACCGGCTGATTAACGAAGGTTTGTACAAATTGCCGAGAGGTTTATAGTCAAACAGAATAAGACAGTATACTAAGCTTTAGATGGCTGTAAAAGAAATTGCGAAGTGTGCGGCTTACGAGCCGAACACTTCGCGTATAGCTTCCGCCAGAAGAGGTATGCCTCGATGTATTGTTCCTACGTCGGTATTACAGAACGATACCCGCATATTGTTGTTCTTTATCCCATCCGGGTCGAATGTTTTTCCAGTAACGAAGACCACTCCCTTTTCAATGGCTTTTTTCAATACGGCTGCAGAGTCGTTCCCTTCCGGCAAGTGCAGCCATGTGTAAAAGCCACCTCGTGGTTTTTCGAATGATACATAATGCGGTAAACATTTCTCCAGTGTTTCGGTCATGGCCAATCCCCGTTTCCTGTACTCTTTCCTTACACTTTCAGTGTAGTCATGTATATATCCGCCCCTAATGAATTTATCGGCAATTACCTGGGAGATGCTGGGTGAACAGGCATCAATTGATTGCTTGATCAGTTCGCATTTTCTGTATATCGATTCCGGCACCAGCATCCAGCCCAAACGTAGTCCCGGCCCCAATATCTTGGAGAAAGAACCTGTGAAGCACACATCTACTCCTTCCGGGTCCATCGCTTTTATGAGTTGCATCTCAGGCAGGTCCTCTTCGTAAAAGTAGAGATCGCTGTACACGTCATCTTCAATCAGGGGGATATCTTGATCCTTCAGCAGATCAATCATCTGTTGTTTTATATTTTTGGAGTAGATGATACCGGCGGGATTGTGGAAGTTGGGCGAATAGTAGAGAAATTTTGGCTTTGGCCGTGTGGATTCCAGCCTCTCCTTTAACATTTCAATATTCATACCGTCCCTTTTTAACGGGATGGTGATTAAGTTTGCCTGGCAGGCACGGAAAGCTGAAAGTGCTCCAATAAAACTGGGTGTTTCAACCAAAACCGGATCTTCCGGGTCGATAAATGCTTTTGCCAGGATATGGATTGCCTGCAGCGATCCGGTAGTGATGATCAAACGGTTTTTTTTCACCGGCAATCCTTTTGCCTCCAAATATTCTGACAGCGATTCCAATAATGTTGGTAGCCCGGTGGTGGGCCCGTATTGCAGGGCTGTCTGTTTCTCTTCTTCAGTGAGGGAATTATATATCTTGTCGATGGTTTCGAGAGGAAATAGTTCATTGCCCGGCATACCACCGGCAAAAGAAATAATATCGGGAGCCGTTGCCAGGCTCATCAAGTCCCGAATCTCCGAAGAGCGGAGGCACGAAACGCTGCTTGCAAATCTGGTCATATTAATCAATTAAAAATTAAAATATCTATTCAAAACTGTACGCCGTTCCAGTAAAATGTGCCACCAGCACTCCAGCTTCGTTTCTTATATTTACACTATAGGAGTTTAGCCGGTTACTCTTGTTCATCTCCTCCGCTTCGGCTGTCAGAGTTCCTGTGGTACATTTCACAAAAAAAGAGATGCTGCAGTTGATGGTCAACGCAACTTTTCCGTAAGCGTTTGCAGCCTTGCCAAAGCAGAAGTCCGCAAGCGTGAAGAGCACCCCTCCGTGTACCACACCCACGCTGTTCAGGTGGTTATCGTTGATCCTCACCCTGGCTTTTGCATAACCGGGACGGTTTTCAATCAGCTCCAGGCCGCATAGTTCTGAAAATGAATCTTTCATCAAGCAAGAAGTGTTAATTGCATCGTCTCGATACATCTATAACTGGTATATATCACTTTGTGAAAGGAGTGTAAGGCTGTTACTGTGCAGGACATTAATAACCTGTTCGATATCGGCTGCACGGATGACGGCGAGCGCCACATCGCGATTTGAAAAGGCATACATATAATCAATATTGATGTTTGCTTCGGTCAGAATCTTCAGAATCTGATATAACGAACCGGGCTGGTCAGGCATATTAACGCAGACAACGTCGGTTAATCCAATTGAGAAACCCGCTTTTTCAAGCGCTTCTCTTGCTGTTTCGGGTCGCCCAACCACCAGCCGTACGATGCCGTAATCTGCTGTTTCGGCCACACTCAATGCAGTGATGTTTACATCGTTTTCAGCCAGTATACGGGTCAACTCGGTAAGACGCCCCGACCGGTCCTCCAGAAAAACGGACAGTTGTTTAATGAGCATAGATTTTATTGTTTTATATAGAGACGTATATTGATTAAACAGTTGAAAAGAGTTGAATGTTCTCTTCTTGTGCTATGTCTCAATATTTTCTGAGATCAATAACCCGTTTCGCTTTCCCTTCAGAGCGTTCAATGCTGTTTGGTTCCACCAGCTTGATTGCTGCGCTGATACCCAGCATGCTCTTGATGTTGTGGTCGATACGTCGACGAATACCTTCCAGCTCGCGGATACTATCCGACCAGCTTTTCTCGTCAACCTCGACACGTATTTCCAGATTGTCGAGGTTGTTTTCCCGTTGTATGATAAGCTGATAGTGAGGAGATGTTCCCGTGATATCAAGGAGCACCGATTCCACCTGCGATGGAAATACGTTTACACCGCGTATTATAAGCATATCATCAGTTCGGCCGAGACATTTGTTCATTCGCACGAGTGTCCGTCCGCAGTCACACTTCTCCCTGTACAGGCGAGTCAAGTCGCGTGTCCGGTATCGCAGCAGAGGCATAGCCTCTTTACTTACTGTGGTAAAAACCAGCTCACCCAGTTCTCCCTCAGGGAGTACCTCCAGTGTTTCAGGGTTGATAATCTCCGGGATAAAATGATCTTCAAACACATGGTTCCCGCACTGGAATTCGCACTCCATGGATACTCCGGGCCCAATGACCTCGCTAAGCCCGTATATGTCAAATGCATTTATTTGCAGCAGCTCTTCAATCTCTTTTCGCATTTCGTTTGTCCATGGTTCAGCACCAAAGATGCCGGTGCGGAGCTTGATATCAGCCGGTGAGATACCCTCTTTCGCTATGCTTTCTCCCAGATGTGCCGCATATGAAGGCGTGCATGCCAGAATTGTTGCATTAAAGTCGGTCATAAACTGCAACTGTTTCCTGGTGTTCCCCGTAGATATAGGTATAACCGTAGCTCCTGTCTTTTCAGCACCGTAATGTAATCCCAGTCCCCCGGTAAAAGGGCCGTAACCATAGGCTATCTGGATGGTATCGCCGCTATGGACACCGGCCATTGTGAGGCTTCGCGCAACCACTTCAGCCCACAGTTCAATATCATGTCGTGTATAACCCACCACCGTGGGCTTGCCGGTAGTCCCGCTCGATGCGTGAATGCGTACTACATCTGTCTGAGGAACAGTAAACAACCCAAAGGGGTAGTTGTCTCTCAGGTCGGCTTTCGTGGTGAAAGGAAGATCTTTCAGCTGATCGATACTCCTTATATCTCCCGGATCAATACCTTTCTCTTTTAGCTTATTGTGGTAAAACGGAACGTTCTCATACATCCGTTTTATCATTCCGGCCAGCTGGATGCTCTGCCATTCACGCATCTGCTCCCTATCGGCACACTCTTTTTCTGGGTTCCAGATCATTTTATTCCGATGCATTTTTTATTCCAAACCCAAATGCTTTCAGGTTCATTGTTACAATATCTTCACCTTTTCTCGAAAAAAACATGGCTATTGCTCTTTCCAGATCGCCGGTATCTATACCAAGATAAGGTGATGCGGCTCCAAGCATGACCACGTTGTATGTTTTAGCACTTCCGGCGTCCTTGGCAAGCTTCTCTGTCTCAACCAGTACATGCGGTGCAGACCTTTTAATAGTGTTTATCAGCTCATTGCCGTCAGGATATCCGGGTATGTTCTTATAAGGCTCCATCGCCGTTACAATAACTCCTTCTGGTGACAGAAACGGAAGGTAACGGAGTGCCTCCATCGGTTCCATTGATAATATCATATCGGCTTTGCCAAGAGGTATGAGGTCAGAAAAAATCTCTTCCGATGATATCCTAAGGTGCGACTCAACAGCGCCTCCGCGCTGACTCATTCCATGAACTTCTGCCTGCTTTACCTTTAGCCCCAGGCTCATTGCCGCAAGGTCTATGATTGAAGCTATGGAGAGTATCCCCTGGCCACCCACACCGGCTATAATAATGTTTTTTTGCATTTTATTCTGATTATTCTTTTGGTGTCAATTACATATCAGATAAATTAAATTTTACTGCTTTTCACTTTTCCTGCTTTTAACTGCTGTTTGCACGCACTCCCGTTGTGCAATAATTACAGATACACCATCGTAAACGAACTCTTCCCGGAGGATTGCACTGTTATCCTCAAGATTTTTTTTCAGTGGAACGATAAGGCGTATATGTGCTTCTTCCACACCAATGCCTTTGCAGATATCGAAATATTTATCTGTCCCGGCGGAGTCCTGCCCTCCAGTCATTGCTGTGGTGCCATTATCGGAGATAATAATGGTGACAGGTGAGCTGTCGTTTACGGCATCGAGCAACCCGGTCATCCCTGAATGGGTAAAGGTGGAGTCTCCTATTACGCATACTGCGGGGCGAATACCTGCGTCTGCGGCCCCTTTGGCCATTGTAATGGCCGCCCCCATATCCACGCAGGTGCTAATGGTGTTGTAGGGTGGCAGGGCTCCCAGTGTATAACAGCCTATATCACCGAATACGTGTTGCTGCTGATAATCGCCCATTGCCCGGTTGATGGCATCGAACAGGTCGCGATGGCTGCATCCCCGGCACAACATAGGCGGACGTCCCGTAACAATCTGAGGGGACTGTCGCCCGTCACTGCTTCCTTCGTGTAGAGCTTTTGAAAGAAGATTTGGTGAGAGTTCGCCCGTACGGGGTAAGGCGCCATCCATGCGCCCCCTGAATTTAGCGTTGCCAAAAAACCCTTTCAACAACTCTTCATATACTGGATAACCCTCTTCTGCAATCAGAATATCGGTATATCTGTCAGTGAACTCCTTTATTTTCTTTTCGGGGAGAGGATATTGTGCAATTTTCAGGACAGGCAGGTTAAGGTTACTTGCCCTGTTCACCTCCATTACATAATTGTAAGCAATGCCAAAGGCTATGACTGCCTTTGTACCTTTACCTTCTGTCTCGCTGTTAAACTCTGAAGCCTCTGAAATTGTGACAAGCTCCTGTTGCTTTTCAAGGAGTTTTTGATAGTTCTTTCTGGCGTTGGCGGGCAATAGGATCCATCGGCCTTTATCTGAAGAAGGTTGCAGAGGGTTTTGTCCCCTCGGCTTGCTCCGTGTTACCACCGCACGCGAGTGTGATAACCGTGTAGGAATACGTAAAAGCACCGGGAGCCCGGTTTCTTCAGAGAGGCCGAAAGCGTAACGTACAATATTATATGCCTCCTGCTGATTGGCAGGCTCTAGTACCGGTATCATGGCGAACCTGCCGTAAACCCGGCTGTCCTGTTCGTTTTGCGATGAGTGCATTGAAGGGTCATCGGCAACCGTAACTACCAGCCCGCCGTGAATGCCTGTTATTGAGGAGTTCATGAAGGCATCGGCTGCCACATTAAGTCCCACATGTTTCATGCATACCAGGCTTCGTTTTCCTGCGTACGACATTCCCAAAGCTGCCTCATAAGCTGTCTTTTCATTCGTAGCCCATGCCGACCGTACTTGTTGCTCTTTAGACTGCGGCGACTTTTGAATATATTCGGTGATCTCTGTAGAAGGGGTGCCGGGATAGGCATATACCCCCGATATCCCTGCATCTAACGCCGCTTGAGCGATAGCTTCGGCTCCCAATAGAAGTTGTTTGTCCATAAATTTATTTAAAAACAGGCGTTTTGAAAATTGCAGATTTTCGCAAAAGCCGCTGCCAATAGTTCGTTTTATTATAAAACTGGGAATTAAGATTACAAAAGTACAAAAAATAAACCTTTAAAACTTTAAATGCATAAAGTTGTAACTACTCAGGTGCCCTTTTTCTGACCAATGATGAAGAATGTCGCAGGGTTGTCGAGATCCTGTTGTAACTTTTTTTGAATTTTTCCTCATGCCGCTATCCATGGATTGAAATTGTTATATATCAGCTTGTTGAGGGATATTTGGAGGGTATTGCAGGGCTCCAAAAATTTTTGGAATGACCCTCCGGGATAAGAGGCGCAGGTCTCGCCAAAACGCCTGGGAACAGCCTTTAATCCATTGATGCCCAAATCATTATATTTGCACATGTCCATTATTTTTTCGACCTTTGTGGAGGTATGAAAAAGAACTTTAATACAGGACTTGGAAAGAGTGTCGAGGCAGACCGGGTAAAGCTCTCCCGGCGGCGCAGGCAGATCCTTCGGGAACTCGGCCTTTGCGAAGAGCTTGACTCCACAGAACTGGCAGAGCGGCTGCTGGTGCAGGCGAAGATCAACAGGGCTCTTGTCAAAACCCTTGAGGAGAAGGACAGGGAACTTGCGCGGATGGATCTTATTCTTTCTGTCCGTGACAGTGAAATAAAAGTCAAAGAGGCTCGTATAGCCGAGCTTGCATCCCGTGTTGCCGAACACGGGGGTGGCAGGAAACCCGTCATCAAGACCAGCACGAACAGCAGCGTTCCGCCCTCCGGGAATCCAATTGGCATCCGGCATACACAGTCCCGGCGCAAGCCTTCCGGCAGGAAGTCCGGTGGGCAGAAAGGCCATTCGGGGAGCACCCTGCTCCAATCCGAGAATGTAACGGAAACCCAACAGTGGTACCCCGTCCCGGTGTGTCCAGAATGTGAAAAGCCGCTGGAGATGGATTCTGCGATCGTCTGCGCCACACGCCAGGTGGTGGACATTCCGCTTCCGGTTGCGGCCACGGTTGTGAACCACATGACGATGCAGGTCAAGTGCTCCTGTGGGCATTGCTGCAAGGGACAGTTCCCGGAAGAGGTGAACGCTCCCGTATCCTTCGGCCCCAACATCATGGCGATGACATCCTACCTCAGCACTTACCAAAATGTTCCGTTCAAGCGACTCACCCATCTGTACGAGACCATCTTCGGACTCCACATCAGTGAAGGCTCTGTATCGAACATGCTGAACGCCATGCGGAAATTCTCCAAAACGCCCTACGAAATGATACGTCAGAAAGTTGCAGGTGGAAAGGTTGCCGGGGCGGACGAGACCGGGATCAACGTGAACGGGAAAAACAACTGGCTCTGGGCTTTCCAGAATACCGTGGCCACCTTCCTCGCCTTTGGCAGCAGCAGAAGCCATCATGTCATCAACAAGCACTTTACCCGGGAAGAACGGGGTAATAAGGTATGGGTCACTGACCGGCTTCCGGCTTACTTCATGGGAGAGGTGGGGATGGAGGATCACCAGATATGTATTGCCCATCTGTTGCGGGAACCTCACCTACACGATGCAGGCCTTTCCGGATGATCCATGGAGCCTCGACATGCTCGACTTGCTGCGGGACTCCGTCCATCATCGCAATGAAAATGACATTGGAGAAGCGGTCAGGAAAGATATGGAAGAAAGACTGGACAAACTGCTCGAAAGGCCTCCGGTTTACACGAAAGAAGAAGGGGGGAATACCGAACTTGACAAACTCAAAAAAGGCATTGCCAAACACCGGGACTATATCTTTACCTTCCTCGCCAATCCAGCTGTTCCTCCCACGAACAACGACTCCGAGAAGGCATTGAGACCGGCCAAGACCAAATTGAAAGTCAGCGGGTGCTTCCGCTCCGAGGAAGGAGCCGGGAACTATGCTACCGTTGCCTCCGTCATCCAAACAGCGGTCAAGAACGGACAGAACCCCTATGAGGTCCTTCGGGTTATTGCATCCCTTGCTAAAGCGTAGTTTCGAGTATAGCATAGTTATTGACGAGTAGTCAGGACTCTCTGTCTATGACAGGGGGTACCTGAGTAGTTACATAAAGTTAGATTGTTTCTATATAGTATAATAACAGAGACTCTGTTAAAAAAATTAAGCGAACCTTTTTGTGGTTCGCTTAAAACAGTTGCAGATCAACTTGGTTTTTTACAACTTTTCGATCAGTCTATTATGTCCGGATTATACAAAACTGAGCATTCCGGCTACTTTATTCTCCTTTCGAATTTTCATGTTTGGGAGGACGGGGAAGCAAAACCTTGCGTGATAACTTGAATTTTCCAGTTCTCTGGTCTATATCGATCAGTTTTACCTGGATTTTGTCTCCTTCTTTAATACCGGCATCTTCCACCTTCTCCAGCCTTTTCCAGTCTATTTCTGAAATATGTAGCAGGCCGTCTTTCCCTGGCAGGAACTCGCAGAACATGCCATATGGCATAACTGAGCGTACGGTAGCATCATATACTTCACCTACTTCAGGGACTGCCACAATGCCTTTTATCTTAAGCATGGCTGCGTCGATAGATGCTTTGTTGTTCGCTGAAACCTCTACACGGCCCTTATTGTCGATCTCCTCGATAGTGATTACAGCGCCTGTCTCTTCCTGGATTCCCTGGATGATTTTTCCTCCCGGGCCAATTACTGCACCTATAAAATCTTTCGGGATCTCAATTACCTCTATACGCGGAGCATGCGGTTTCAGGTCGGCACGAGGTTCGGAGATTGTTTCCATCATCTTTCCCATAATATGCTCACGTCCTGCTTTTGCCTGTGCCAGCGCTTTTTCCAGAACTTCATATGAGAGCCCGTCTACTTTGATATCCATCTGGGTAGCTGTAATCCCGTCTTTGGTGCCGCACACCTTAAAGTCCATATCACCAAGATGGTCTTCGTCCCCAAGAATATCTGAAAGGATGGCATAATTCTGTCCTTTGTTCTCCGATATCAATCCCATAGCGATGCCGCTAACCGGTTTCTTGATTTTTACACCGGCATCCATCAAGGCGAGCGTACCCGCGCAAACCGTAGCCATGGACGATGATCCGTTGGACTCCAGTATATCTGAAACAACACGTATCACATAGGGGTATCCCTGAGGAATCATGCGTTTGAGTGCACGGTGTGCCAGGTTGCCGTGTCCAATCTCACGACGGCCTGTACCGCGTTGTGGACGGGCTTCGCCGGTAGAGAAAGGTGGAAAGTTGTAGTGAAGAAGAAAACGATCTGTACCGTGGACAAGAACGTCGTCAACAATTTTCTCATCGAGTTTTGTCCCCAGTGTAACTGTTGTGAGTGATTGTGTTTCACCGCGGGTGAAAAGTGCCGATCCGTGTGGCCCGGGGATAAAATCCACCTCGCTCCATATGGGCCGTACTTCGGTAGTTGCACGGCCGTCGAGCCGTTTGCCCTCATCAAGAATAGAGCGACGCATTGCCTCTTTCTCCACATCGTGGTAATATCTGGAAACGAGCGGTGTCTTTTCTTCACGTTCCTCTTCTGGAATCGACTCAATGAATTCAGACATAATGGCTTCGAAAGCTTCAATACGCTCATGCTTGTTTGGGTTCTGTGATGCAGCTATATCGTATGCGCGTTTGTAGCATTTGTCCCATACCTGTTTTCTCAGGTCTTCATCATTTTCTTCGTGGTTGTAAGTACGCTTTACCGTCTTGCCTGTCATCTCTGTCAGCTCAATTTGGGCCTGGCACTGTTTTTTTATCTCTTCGTGGGCAACCTTTATAGCTTCAAGCATCTCATCTTCCGATACTTCATTCATTTCTCCTTCCACCATCATGATGTTGTCGATAGTAGCACCCACCATCATGTCAATATCTGCTTTTTCCAATTGTTTGAATGTAGGGTTGATAACGAACTCTCCTTCTACACGCGCCACTCGA
Protein-coding sequences here:
- a CDS encoding sodium ion-translocating decarboxylase subunit beta, coding for MSEIFSSLTEMTGFGVLGWETVLMWIISFVLLYLGIFKQYEPLLLVPIGFGVLLANLPGAGLGIVDTALVHNADGSYMNLLEIAEKYGIMNYLYYGLIKTGLLPPIIFMGVGALTDFGPMLRNLKLAFFGGAAQIGIFTVLLAAVMIGFSLPEAASLGIIGGADGPTAIYTTIKLAPHLLGPIAIAAYSYMALVPVIIPAVAKLLMTESEFKIHMKKMDKKYPPKHEIKHLKTVKIIFPIVLGLAVSVIVPSAAPLLGMLLFGNLVKEIGTNTGRLAEAASGPIMNTATIFLGLTVGATMTAEVFLNPQTLGIIVGGFLAFAISVAGGILGVKVYNKFSKKKINPLVGATGLSAVPMASRVANEVALKYDKSNHILQYCMSSNVSGVIGSAVAAGVLISFLG
- a CDS encoding aminotransferase-like domain-containing protein encodes the protein MTRFASSVSCLRSSEIRDLMSLATAPDIISFAGGMPGNELFPLETIDKIYNSLTEEEKQTALQYGPTTGLPTLLESLSEYLEAKGLPVKKNRLIITTGSLQAIHILAKAFIDPEDPVLVETPSFIGALSAFRACQANLITIPLKRDGMNIEMLKERLESTRPKPKFLYYSPNFHNPAGIIYSKNIKQQMIDLLKDQDIPLIEDDVYSDLYFYEEDLPEMQLIKAMDPEGVDVCFTGSFSKILGPGLRLGWMLVPESIYRKCELIKQSIDACSPSISQVIADKFIRGGYIHDYTESVRKEYRKRGLAMTETLEKCLPHYVSFEKPRGGFYTWLHLPEGNDSAAVLKKAIEKGVVFVTGKTFDPDGIKNNNMRVSFCNTDVGTIHRGIPLLAEAIREVFGS
- a CDS encoding PaaI family thioesterase; its protein translation is MKDSFSELCGLELIENRPGYAKARVRINDNHLNSVGVVHGGVLFTLADFCFGKAANAYGKVALTINCSISFFVKCTTGTLTAEAEEMNKSNRLNSYSVNIRNEAGVLVAHFTGTAYSFE
- a CDS encoding ACT domain-containing protein — its product is MLIKQLSVFLEDRSGRLTELTRILAENDVNITALSVAETADYGIVRLVVGRPETAREALEKAGFSIGLTDVVCVNMPDQPGSLYQILKILTEANINIDYMYAFSNRDVALAVIRAADIEQVINVLHSNSLTLLSQSDIYQL
- a CDS encoding phenylacetate--CoA ligase family protein, producing the protein MIWNPEKECADREQMREWQSIQLAGMIKRMYENVPFYHNKLKEKGIDPGDIRSIDQLKDLPFTTKADLRDNYPFGLFTVPQTDVVRIHASSGTTGKPTVVGYTRHDIELWAEVVARSLTMAGVHSGDTIQIAYGYGPFTGGLGLHYGAEKTGATVIPISTGNTRKQLQFMTDFNATILACTPSYAAHLGESIAKEGISPADIKLRTGIFGAEPWTNEMRKEIEELLQINAFDIYGLSEVIGPGVSMECEFQCGNHVFEDHFIPEIINPETLEVLPEGELGELVFTTVSKEAMPLLRYRTRDLTRLYREKCDCGRTLVRMNKCLGRTDDMLIIRGVNVFPSQVESVLLDITGTSPHYQLIIQRENNLDNLEIRVEVDEKSWSDSIRELEGIRRRIDHNIKSMLGISAAIKLVEPNSIERSEGKAKRVIDLRKY
- a CDS encoding indolepyruvate oxidoreductase subunit beta, encoding MQKNIIIAGVGGQGILSIASIIDLAAMSLGLKVKQAEVHGMSQRGGAVESHLRISSEEIFSDLIPLGKADMILSMEPMEALRYLPFLSPEGVIVTAMEPYKNIPGYPDGNELINTIKRSAPHVLVETEKLAKDAGSAKTYNVVMLGAASPYLGIDTGDLERAIAMFFSRKGEDIVTMNLKAFGFGIKNASE
- a CDS encoding thiamine pyrophosphate-dependent enzyme, which gives rise to MDKQLLLGAEAIAQAALDAGISGVYAYPGTPSTEITEYIQKSPQSKEQQVRSAWATNEKTAYEAALGMSYAGKRSLVCMKHVGLNVAADAFMNSSITGIHGGLVVTVADDPSMHSSQNEQDSRVYGRFAMIPVLEPANQQEAYNIVRYAFGLSEETGLPVLLRIPTRLSHSRAVVTRSKPRGQNPLQPSSDKGRWILLPANARKNYQKLLEKQQELVTISEASEFNSETEGKGTKAVIAFGIAYNYVMEVNRASNLNLPVLKIAQYPLPEKKIKEFTDRYTDILIAEEGYPVYEELLKGFFGNAKFRGRMDGALPRTGELSPNLLSKALHEGSSDGRQSPQIVTGRPPMLCRGCSHRDLFDAINRAMGDYQQQHVFGDIGCYTLGALPPYNTISTCVDMGAAITMAKGAADAGIRPAVCVIGDSTFTHSGMTGLLDAVNDSSPVTIIISDNGTTAMTGGQDSAGTDKYFDICKGIGVEEAHIRLIVPLKKNLEDNSAILREEFVYDGVSVIIAQRECVQTAVKSRKSEKQ
- a CDS encoding IS66 family transposase, translating into MTSYLSTYQNVPFKRLTHLYETIFGLHISEGSVSNMLNAMRKFSKTPYEMIRQKVAGGKVAGADETGINVNGKNNWLWAFQNTVATFLAFGSSRSHHVINKHFTREERGNKVWVTDRLPAYFMGEVGMEDHQICIAHLLREPHLHDAGLSG
- a CDS encoding IS66 family transposase, which codes for MQAFPDDPWSLDMLDLLRDSVHHRNENDIGEAVRKDMEERLDKLLERPPVYTKEEGGNTELDKLKKGIAKHRDYIFTFLANPAVPPTNNDSEKALRPAKTKLKVSGCFRSEEGAGNYATVASVIQTAVKNGQNPYEVLRVIASLAKA
- the pnp gene encoding polyribonucleotide nucleotidyltransferase, with product MTNPIVKRIELADGRTITLETGKLAKQADGSVTLRMGNTMLLATVCAAKDATPGTDFMPLQVEYREKFASFGRYPGGFMKREGKPSDSEILTSRLIDRALRPLFPDDYHADVFVNVILFSADGEDMPDALAGLAASAALAVSDIPFNGPISEVRVARVEGEFVINPTFKQLEKADIDMMVGATIDNIMMVEGEMNEVSEDEMLEAIKVAHEEIKKQCQAQIELTEMTGKTVKRTYNHEENDEDLRKQVWDKCYKRAYDIAASQNPNKHERIEAFEAIMSEFIESIPEEEREEKTPLVSRYYHDVEKEAMRRSILDEGKRLDGRATTEVRPIWSEVDFIPGPHGSALFTRGETQSLTTVTLGTKLDEKIVDDVLVHGTDRFLLHYNFPPFSTGEARPQRGTGRREIGHGNLAHRALKRMIPQGYPYVIRVVSDILESNGSSSMATVCAGTLALMDAGVKIKKPVSGIAMGLISENKGQNYAILSDILGDEDHLGDMDFKVCGTKDGITATQMDIKVDGLSYEVLEKALAQAKAGREHIMGKMMETISEPRADLKPHAPRIEVIEIPKDFIGAVIGPGGKIIQGIQEETGAVITIEEIDNKGRVEVSANNKASIDAAMLKIKGIVAVPEVGEVYDATVRSVMPYGMFCEFLPGKDGLLHISEIDWKRLEKVEDAGIKEGDKIQVKLIDIDQRTGKFKLSRKVLLPRPPKHENSKGE